A part of Penaeus vannamei isolate JL-2024 chromosome 1, ASM4276789v1, whole genome shotgun sequence genomic DNA contains:
- the Afti gene encoding aftiphilin isoform X4, which translates to MAFQMIPPRVSSSPPPLDSLPTVTCPGEEEDDDEFGDFSTHNSSFDITGLSDKLPPTPDASPSKFPGFGGGSSGKALSVVVEGTREDTISQDSGLGSANHPNEFSPQPQPDARIFEDFASGVPDVSKITENKPSHAVGSKNDQSSNNFADFQSFVSAATEQDPQSSGSSVVVNKETDGYVDTGLSSTSSQAGDPLSFAMSGTPPPLDHVADTTVLDDDFTRLSPSLPPSDADEFGDFTSVEFCADDSKGASHQTVVEDEVIHAESRETNATCKSSNSEETVTEGCQPSKVKSASVIDNVRKQSEIISEDSDSLTPDDWHSVNSGDSSNDVKVLTNVESETVLNNSLTDSKGLTPVEGALDSKHKNYLRTTEVCEDDIDDNKDASSSTCANDNFDDCCVDSSASPAVQEEGSEVSCSITTNNNQLDDTRNNAINNETDCSDRLDSRKMEEDSDFGEFAGPGFVESASNKDSSLDVRTGMADEFKAQNNLGEGAGADDDEFGGFEIHKTDDENDFDFSDFHKAKPGDDEDDLDFGDLRARVESGMFEADESPSADDEFGDFGTFASAVETKTDVADDDDDDEFGDFGAPADDFGGFDGAGGVEDDFGDFSAPTNANEFGKSIHFEDKFGDFSETGAVDNFGAADAEKTGFGDFSAWKGSGFEQVDESNPVLRKLENLVLKWIPRHKGSSPPSGDVNPVPSLHQAVESDAFVWHHLENLEGSAALKLSWGNTQAHNLFLSSVNVDARNILFGQKWSSSVPLFAQTLSFSPLTPAKSSEGSSTGLPVGISGTRSGPTTPPITSLAPAALNKNPLEDSPPIEITNSKDGNAEEQIPPAKFDWTSSGLTNPLEGPGLEREFLSEGGEKGTSGRIKSPPTPSPLVQQILGGGMSKVSSATTPLQSLAPEVRLVVEQLPDLGFMRSRVLMFPIRGEQ; encoded by the exons ATGGCCTTTCAGATGATTCCTCCAAGGGTGTCATCGTCCCCGCCCCCCCTGGACTCCCTCCCCACTGTCACCTGtccaggagaggaggaagacgacgatgaGTTTGGGGACTTCTCAACACATAATTCTTCATTTGATATCACTG GGCTGTCTGATAAACTACCCCCTACACCTGATGCCAGTCCTTCCAAGTTCCCAGGCTTTGGTGGTGGGTCCTCAGGGAAGGCATTGTCGGTGGTAGTGGAGGGAACACGAGAGGATACCATCAGTCAGGATTCAGGGTTAGGAAGTGCAAATCATCCCAATGAGTTTTCACCACAGCCACAGCCTGATGCACGGATCTTTGAAGATTTTGCCTCTGGTGTTCCAGATGTCTCAAAGATCACAGAAAATAAACCCAGTCATGCCGTGGGCAGTAAGAATGACCAAAGCTCAAATAATTTTGCAGACTTCCAGAGCTTTGTTAGTGCTGCAACCGAGCAAGATCCGCAATCATCAGGAAGTTCAGTAGTAGTTAATAAGGAAACCGATGGGTATGTAGATACTGGTCTTAGCTCTACTTCTAGTCAAGCTGGTGACCCCCTTAGTTTTGCCATGAGTGGAACTCCTCCACCTTTAGATCATGTTGCCGACACCACAGTGCTAGATGATGACTTCACTAGACTGTCTCCTAGTTTGCCTCCTAGTGATGCAGATGAGTTTGGTGATTTTACTTCAGTTGAATTTTGTGCAGACGATAGCAAAGGAGCTTCTCATCAAACAGTTGTTGAGGATGAAGTTATTCATGCAGAAAGCAGAGAAACCAATGCAACATGTAAGTCATCCAACAGTGAAGAAACTGTCACGGAAGGGTGTCAACCATCCAAGGTCAAAAGTGCCAGTGTTATCGATAATGTACGAAAACAAAGCGAAATAATTAGTGAAGATAGTGATTCCCTAACACCAGACGACTGGCACTCTGTCAACTCTGGAGATTCAAGTAATGACGTTAAAGTGCTTACCAATGTAGAGAGTGAAACAGTTTTAAATAATAGTTTGACTGATAGTAAAGGCTTAACTCCTGTGGAAGGTGCATTAGACAGTAAGCATAAAAATTACTTGAGGACTACTGAAGTTtgtgaagatgatattgatgacaacaaAGATGCTAGCTCATCCACGTGtgcaaatgataattttgatgactgTTGTGTAGACTCTAGTGCCTCACCTGCAGtacaagaggaagggagtgaagtttCGTGCTCAATAACCACAAATAATAATCAGTTAGATGATACAAGAAATAATGCCATAAACAATGAAACAGATTGCAGTGACAGATTGGACagtagaaagatggaagaagatagTGACTTTGGTGAATTTGCAGGACCTGGCTTTGTTGAAAGTGCCTCAAATAAAGATTCAAGTTTAGATGTAAGAACAGGAATGGCAGATGAGTTTAAAGCACAAAACAATCTCGGTGAAGGAGCTGGTGCAGATGATGATGAATTTGGAGGTTTTGAGATTCATAAAACAGACGATGAAAATGATTTTGACTTTAGTGATTTTCACAAGGCAAAAccaggtgatgatgaggatgacttaGATTTTGGTGACCTCAGGGCCAGGGTAGAAAGTGGTATGTTTGAGGCAGATGAATCACCCTCAGCCGATGACGAATTTGGAGATTTCGGAACCTTTGCCTCAGCAGTTGAAACTAAAACCGATgtcgcagatgatgatgatgatgatgagtttgGAGATTTTGGTGCTCCAGCAGATGACTTTGGTGGCTTTGATGGTGCTGGAGGTGTGGAAGATGATTTTGGTGACTTCTCAGCACCAACTAATGCGAATGAATTTGGAAAATCCATTCATTTCGAGGATAAGTTTGGTGACTTTAGTGAAACAGGAGCCGTAGATAACTTTGGTGCTGCTGATGCTGAGAAAACAGGTTTTGGTGATTTCTCAGCTTGGAAAGGCAGTGGTTTTGAACAGGTGGATGAAAGCAATCCTGTTTTGAGAAAG CTTGAGAATCTTGTTCTTAAGTGGATCCCAAGGCACAAGGGCTCCAGTCCTCCATCAGGTGATGTCAACCCAGTGCCAAGTCTCCACCAGGCTGTTGAGAGTGATGCCTTTGTGTGGCACCACTTGGAGAACCTGGAAGGGAGTGCTGCATTGAAACTGTCATGGGGAAACACCCAGGCACacaatctcttcctttcttctgtcaaCGTTGATGCTCGCAACATT CTCTTTGGACAGAAATGGAGTTCCTCTGTCCCCTTGTTTGCTCAGACCCTgagcttctctcccctcacccctgcaAAGTCCTCTGAAGGCAGTAGTACAGGGCTGCCAGTTGGAATATCCGGCACAAGAAGTGGCCCAACAACCCCTCCAATCACCAGCCTTGCACCAGCTGCATTGAATAAAAATCCCCTGGAAGATTCTCCCCCAATTGAGATAACAAACTCCAAGGATGGTAATGCGGAG GAACAGATCCCACCGGCAAAGTTTGACTGGACATCTAGCGGCTTAACCAATCCCCTAGAAGGTCCGG GTCTTGAACGCGAATTTCTGAgcgagggtggagagaaaggcaCAAGTGGAAGAATCAAAAGCCCCCCGACACCATCTCCTCTGGTACAACAGATCCTTGGTGGCGGCATGAGCAAGGTCTCATCGGCAACAACACCCCTACAGTCACTCGCCCCAGAAGTCCGACTCGTAGTAGAGCAGCTCCCCGACTTAGGTTTTATGCGTAGCAGAGTACTTATGTTCCCAATTAGAGGCGAGCAGTGA
- the Afti gene encoding aftiphilin isoform X2, with protein sequence MAFQMIPPRVSSSPPPLDSLPTVTCPGEEEDDDEFGDFSTHNSSFDITGLSDKLPPTPDASPSKFPGFGGGSSGKALSVVVEGTREDTISQDSGLGSANHPNEFSPQPQPDARIFEDFASGVPDVSKITENKPSHAVGSKNDQSSNNFADFQSFVSAATEQDPQSSGSSVVVNKETDGYVDTGLSSTSSQAGDPLSFAMSGTPPPLDHVADTTVLDDDFTRLSPSLPPSDADEFGDFTSVEFCADDSKGASHQTVVEDEVIHAESRETNATCKSSNSEETVTEGCQPSKVKSASVIDNVRKQSEIISEDSDSLTPDDWHSVNSGDSSNDVKVLTNVESETVLNNSLTDSKGLTPVEGALDSKHKNYLRTTEVCEDDIDDNKDASSSTCANDNFDDCCVDSSASPAVQEEGSEVSCSITTNNNQLDDTRNNAINNETDCSDRLDSRKMEEDSDFGEFAGPGFVESASNKDSSLDVRTGMADEFKAQNNLGEGAGADDDEFGGFEIHKTDDENDFDFSDFHKAKPGDDEDDLDFGDLRARVESGMFEADESPSADDEFGDFGTFASAVETKTDVADDDDDDEFGDFGAPADDFGGFDGAGGVEDDFGDFSAPTNANEFGKSIHFEDKFGDFSETGAVDNFGAADAEKTGFGDFSAWKGSGFEQVDESNPVLRKLENLVLKWIPRHKGSSPPSGDVNPVPSLHQAVESDAFVWHHLENLEGSAALKLSWGNTQAHNLFLSSVNVDARNILFGQKWSSSVPLFAQTLSFSPLTPAKSSEGSSTGLPVGISGTRSGPTTPPITSLAPAALNKNPLEDSPPIEITNSKDGNAEEQIPPAKFDWTSSGLTNPLEGPAYNSSLFDLDLLLTNSSIGKGATNALLASLEREFLSEGGEKGTSGRIKSPPTPSPLVQQILGGGMSKVSSATTPLQSLAPEVRLVVEQLPDLGFMRSRVLMFPIRGEQ encoded by the exons ATGGCCTTTCAGATGATTCCTCCAAGGGTGTCATCGTCCCCGCCCCCCCTGGACTCCCTCCCCACTGTCACCTGtccaggagaggaggaagacgacgatgaGTTTGGGGACTTCTCAACACATAATTCTTCATTTGATATCACTG GGCTGTCTGATAAACTACCCCCTACACCTGATGCCAGTCCTTCCAAGTTCCCAGGCTTTGGTGGTGGGTCCTCAGGGAAGGCATTGTCGGTGGTAGTGGAGGGAACACGAGAGGATACCATCAGTCAGGATTCAGGGTTAGGAAGTGCAAATCATCCCAATGAGTTTTCACCACAGCCACAGCCTGATGCACGGATCTTTGAAGATTTTGCCTCTGGTGTTCCAGATGTCTCAAAGATCACAGAAAATAAACCCAGTCATGCCGTGGGCAGTAAGAATGACCAAAGCTCAAATAATTTTGCAGACTTCCAGAGCTTTGTTAGTGCTGCAACCGAGCAAGATCCGCAATCATCAGGAAGTTCAGTAGTAGTTAATAAGGAAACCGATGGGTATGTAGATACTGGTCTTAGCTCTACTTCTAGTCAAGCTGGTGACCCCCTTAGTTTTGCCATGAGTGGAACTCCTCCACCTTTAGATCATGTTGCCGACACCACAGTGCTAGATGATGACTTCACTAGACTGTCTCCTAGTTTGCCTCCTAGTGATGCAGATGAGTTTGGTGATTTTACTTCAGTTGAATTTTGTGCAGACGATAGCAAAGGAGCTTCTCATCAAACAGTTGTTGAGGATGAAGTTATTCATGCAGAAAGCAGAGAAACCAATGCAACATGTAAGTCATCCAACAGTGAAGAAACTGTCACGGAAGGGTGTCAACCATCCAAGGTCAAAAGTGCCAGTGTTATCGATAATGTACGAAAACAAAGCGAAATAATTAGTGAAGATAGTGATTCCCTAACACCAGACGACTGGCACTCTGTCAACTCTGGAGATTCAAGTAATGACGTTAAAGTGCTTACCAATGTAGAGAGTGAAACAGTTTTAAATAATAGTTTGACTGATAGTAAAGGCTTAACTCCTGTGGAAGGTGCATTAGACAGTAAGCATAAAAATTACTTGAGGACTACTGAAGTTtgtgaagatgatattgatgacaacaaAGATGCTAGCTCATCCACGTGtgcaaatgataattttgatgactgTTGTGTAGACTCTAGTGCCTCACCTGCAGtacaagaggaagggagtgaagtttCGTGCTCAATAACCACAAATAATAATCAGTTAGATGATACAAGAAATAATGCCATAAACAATGAAACAGATTGCAGTGACAGATTGGACagtagaaagatggaagaagatagTGACTTTGGTGAATTTGCAGGACCTGGCTTTGTTGAAAGTGCCTCAAATAAAGATTCAAGTTTAGATGTAAGAACAGGAATGGCAGATGAGTTTAAAGCACAAAACAATCTCGGTGAAGGAGCTGGTGCAGATGATGATGAATTTGGAGGTTTTGAGATTCATAAAACAGACGATGAAAATGATTTTGACTTTAGTGATTTTCACAAGGCAAAAccaggtgatgatgaggatgacttaGATTTTGGTGACCTCAGGGCCAGGGTAGAAAGTGGTATGTTTGAGGCAGATGAATCACCCTCAGCCGATGACGAATTTGGAGATTTCGGAACCTTTGCCTCAGCAGTTGAAACTAAAACCGATgtcgcagatgatgatgatgatgatgagtttgGAGATTTTGGTGCTCCAGCAGATGACTTTGGTGGCTTTGATGGTGCTGGAGGTGTGGAAGATGATTTTGGTGACTTCTCAGCACCAACTAATGCGAATGAATTTGGAAAATCCATTCATTTCGAGGATAAGTTTGGTGACTTTAGTGAAACAGGAGCCGTAGATAACTTTGGTGCTGCTGATGCTGAGAAAACAGGTTTTGGTGATTTCTCAGCTTGGAAAGGCAGTGGTTTTGAACAGGTGGATGAAAGCAATCCTGTTTTGAGAAAG CTTGAGAATCTTGTTCTTAAGTGGATCCCAAGGCACAAGGGCTCCAGTCCTCCATCAGGTGATGTCAACCCAGTGCCAAGTCTCCACCAGGCTGTTGAGAGTGATGCCTTTGTGTGGCACCACTTGGAGAACCTGGAAGGGAGTGCTGCATTGAAACTGTCATGGGGAAACACCCAGGCACacaatctcttcctttcttctgtcaaCGTTGATGCTCGCAACATT CTCTTTGGACAGAAATGGAGTTCCTCTGTCCCCTTGTTTGCTCAGACCCTgagcttctctcccctcacccctgcaAAGTCCTCTGAAGGCAGTAGTACAGGGCTGCCAGTTGGAATATCCGGCACAAGAAGTGGCCCAACAACCCCTCCAATCACCAGCCTTGCACCAGCTGCATTGAATAAAAATCCCCTGGAAGATTCTCCCCCAATTGAGATAACAAACTCCAAGGATGGTAATGCGGAG GAACAGATCCCACCGGCAAAGTTTGACTGGACATCTAGCGGCTTAACCAATCCCCTAGAAGGTCCGG CATATAATTCATCCTTATTTGACTTGGACCTTCTCTTAACGAACTCTAGTATTGGTAAAGGAGCAACTAACGCGTTGCTCGCAA GTCTTGAACGCGAATTTCTGAgcgagggtggagagaaaggcaCAAGTGGAAGAATCAAAAGCCCCCCGACACCATCTCCTCTGGTACAACAGATCCTTGGTGGCGGCATGAGCAAGGTCTCATCGGCAACAACACCCCTACAGTCACTCGCCCCAGAAGTCCGACTCGTAGTAGAGCAGCTCCCCGACTTAGGTTTTATGCGTAGCAGAGTACTTATGTTCCCAATTAGAGGCGAGCAGTGA
- the Afti gene encoding aftiphilin isoform X3: MAFQMIPPRVSSSPPPLDSLPTVTCPGEEEDDDEFGDFSTHNSSFDITGLSDKLPPTPDASPSKFPGFGGGSSGKALSVVVEGTREDTISQDSGLGSANHPNEFSPQPQPDARIFEDFASGVPDVSKITENKPSHAVGSKNDQSSNNFADFQSFVSAATEQDPQSSGSSVVVNKETDGYVDTGLSSTSSQAGDPLSFAMSGTPPPLDHVADTTVLDDDFTRLSPSLPPSDADEFGDFTSVEFCADDSKGASHQTVVEDEVIHAESRETNATCKSSNSEETVTEGCQPSKVKSASVIDNVRKQSEIISEDSDSLTPDDWHSVNSGDSSNDVKVLTNVESETVLNNSLTDSKGLTPVEGALDSKHKNYLRTTEVCEDDIDDNKDASSSTCANDNFDDCCVDSSASPAVQEEGSEVSCSITTNNNQLDDTRNNAINNETDCSDRLDSRKMEEDSDFGEFAGPGFVESASNKDSSLDVRTGMADEFKAQNNLGEGAGADDDEFGGFEIHKTDDENDFDFSDFHKAKPGDDEDDLDFGDLRARVESGMFEADESPSADDEFGDFGTFASAVETKTDVADDDDDDEFGDFGAPADDFGGFDGAGGVEDDFGDFSAPTNANEFGKSIHFEDKFGDFSETGAVDNFGAADAEKTGFGDFSAWKGSGFEQVDESNPVLRKLENLVLKWIPRHKGSSPPSGDVNPVPSLHQAVESDAFVWHHLENLEGSAALKLSWGNTQAHNLFLSSVNVDARNIVSKEAMITLFGQKWSSSVPLFAQTLSFSPLTPAKSSEGSSTGLPVGISGTRSGPTTPPITSLAPAALNKNPLEDSPPIEITNSKDGNAEEQIPPAKFDWTSSGLTNPLEGPGLEREFLSEGGEKGTSGRIKSPPTPSPLVQQILGGGMSKVSSATTPLQSLAPEVRLVVEQLPDLGFMRSRVLMFPIRGEQ; this comes from the exons ATGGCCTTTCAGATGATTCCTCCAAGGGTGTCATCGTCCCCGCCCCCCCTGGACTCCCTCCCCACTGTCACCTGtccaggagaggaggaagacgacgatgaGTTTGGGGACTTCTCAACACATAATTCTTCATTTGATATCACTG GGCTGTCTGATAAACTACCCCCTACACCTGATGCCAGTCCTTCCAAGTTCCCAGGCTTTGGTGGTGGGTCCTCAGGGAAGGCATTGTCGGTGGTAGTGGAGGGAACACGAGAGGATACCATCAGTCAGGATTCAGGGTTAGGAAGTGCAAATCATCCCAATGAGTTTTCACCACAGCCACAGCCTGATGCACGGATCTTTGAAGATTTTGCCTCTGGTGTTCCAGATGTCTCAAAGATCACAGAAAATAAACCCAGTCATGCCGTGGGCAGTAAGAATGACCAAAGCTCAAATAATTTTGCAGACTTCCAGAGCTTTGTTAGTGCTGCAACCGAGCAAGATCCGCAATCATCAGGAAGTTCAGTAGTAGTTAATAAGGAAACCGATGGGTATGTAGATACTGGTCTTAGCTCTACTTCTAGTCAAGCTGGTGACCCCCTTAGTTTTGCCATGAGTGGAACTCCTCCACCTTTAGATCATGTTGCCGACACCACAGTGCTAGATGATGACTTCACTAGACTGTCTCCTAGTTTGCCTCCTAGTGATGCAGATGAGTTTGGTGATTTTACTTCAGTTGAATTTTGTGCAGACGATAGCAAAGGAGCTTCTCATCAAACAGTTGTTGAGGATGAAGTTATTCATGCAGAAAGCAGAGAAACCAATGCAACATGTAAGTCATCCAACAGTGAAGAAACTGTCACGGAAGGGTGTCAACCATCCAAGGTCAAAAGTGCCAGTGTTATCGATAATGTACGAAAACAAAGCGAAATAATTAGTGAAGATAGTGATTCCCTAACACCAGACGACTGGCACTCTGTCAACTCTGGAGATTCAAGTAATGACGTTAAAGTGCTTACCAATGTAGAGAGTGAAACAGTTTTAAATAATAGTTTGACTGATAGTAAAGGCTTAACTCCTGTGGAAGGTGCATTAGACAGTAAGCATAAAAATTACTTGAGGACTACTGAAGTTtgtgaagatgatattgatgacaacaaAGATGCTAGCTCATCCACGTGtgcaaatgataattttgatgactgTTGTGTAGACTCTAGTGCCTCACCTGCAGtacaagaggaagggagtgaagtttCGTGCTCAATAACCACAAATAATAATCAGTTAGATGATACAAGAAATAATGCCATAAACAATGAAACAGATTGCAGTGACAGATTGGACagtagaaagatggaagaagatagTGACTTTGGTGAATTTGCAGGACCTGGCTTTGTTGAAAGTGCCTCAAATAAAGATTCAAGTTTAGATGTAAGAACAGGAATGGCAGATGAGTTTAAAGCACAAAACAATCTCGGTGAAGGAGCTGGTGCAGATGATGATGAATTTGGAGGTTTTGAGATTCATAAAACAGACGATGAAAATGATTTTGACTTTAGTGATTTTCACAAGGCAAAAccaggtgatgatgaggatgacttaGATTTTGGTGACCTCAGGGCCAGGGTAGAAAGTGGTATGTTTGAGGCAGATGAATCACCCTCAGCCGATGACGAATTTGGAGATTTCGGAACCTTTGCCTCAGCAGTTGAAACTAAAACCGATgtcgcagatgatgatgatgatgatgagtttgGAGATTTTGGTGCTCCAGCAGATGACTTTGGTGGCTTTGATGGTGCTGGAGGTGTGGAAGATGATTTTGGTGACTTCTCAGCACCAACTAATGCGAATGAATTTGGAAAATCCATTCATTTCGAGGATAAGTTTGGTGACTTTAGTGAAACAGGAGCCGTAGATAACTTTGGTGCTGCTGATGCTGAGAAAACAGGTTTTGGTGATTTCTCAGCTTGGAAAGGCAGTGGTTTTGAACAGGTGGATGAAAGCAATCCTGTTTTGAGAAAG CTTGAGAATCTTGTTCTTAAGTGGATCCCAAGGCACAAGGGCTCCAGTCCTCCATCAGGTGATGTCAACCCAGTGCCAAGTCTCCACCAGGCTGTTGAGAGTGATGCCTTTGTGTGGCACCACTTGGAGAACCTGGAAGGGAGTGCTGCATTGAAACTGTCATGGGGAAACACCCAGGCACacaatctcttcctttcttctgtcaaCGTTGATGCTCGCAACATTGTGAGTAAGGAGGCAATGATCACG CTCTTTGGACAGAAATGGAGTTCCTCTGTCCCCTTGTTTGCTCAGACCCTgagcttctctcccctcacccctgcaAAGTCCTCTGAAGGCAGTAGTACAGGGCTGCCAGTTGGAATATCCGGCACAAGAAGTGGCCCAACAACCCCTCCAATCACCAGCCTTGCACCAGCTGCATTGAATAAAAATCCCCTGGAAGATTCTCCCCCAATTGAGATAACAAACTCCAAGGATGGTAATGCGGAG GAACAGATCCCACCGGCAAAGTTTGACTGGACATCTAGCGGCTTAACCAATCCCCTAGAAGGTCCGG GTCTTGAACGCGAATTTCTGAgcgagggtggagagaaaggcaCAAGTGGAAGAATCAAAAGCCCCCCGACACCATCTCCTCTGGTACAACAGATCCTTGGTGGCGGCATGAGCAAGGTCTCATCGGCAACAACACCCCTACAGTCACTCGCCCCAGAAGTCCGACTCGTAGTAGAGCAGCTCCCCGACTTAGGTTTTATGCGTAGCAGAGTACTTATGTTCCCAATTAGAGGCGAGCAGTGA